gcaagtggagccaagaccaaatccaaagatgtgaggtcaatgacaaagtgaccaagcttttggtcaatttattgccaagcaacatcctggagcaaattggagagtttgaagatgccaaggagctttggagcaaattggcaaggattcatgagatcccctccactgtaccaaatcaaggagaatccaaagagggcgactcaatggatcaaaaccaagaagaggaggactccgaggttgagagatgctcaacctccgaagaggaggtccaagaagcttcatcctcgaaggagagcaatcaaaagagcaaggaaggagtatattccttgtttcatgtacaagaggatgaagatgaagaagaaggtgaagcctccacctctaggattgagggggagcaatcttcattgacaccggaacaagagcaagaagaatcctccacatccgggtcaagagaagaagaggatgaagaagcttccacctctacaagtcaagcaaaatcaaatggaggaataccatcttcggatcaagaggaagcttctacctccggatccaaaggagaaagtgtcatccctacacaaaaaggtataaacatttcaattaataataaaaatcatattatatgttttgaatgtagggaacatgggcattacaagagcaaatgccctaaattggccaagaagaagggccaagtgacacaaaagggcaaggagaagcccaaggagaccacccccgggacaaagaagagcaaggagcacattgtgtgttttgtgtgtcaacaaaaagggcattaccgaagtcaatgccccaagggaaaGAAGAtgatcaaggctcaaggagaCACTAGTCAAGGGGaagcctctaaggtaaagaagaaggtaacatttattgagcctaccccgttacgttatggtaaaaaacatgatagttctaatttttatcattttaatgtaatttaccataagaatagaaagcatgagggcattaaggaaaagcatgtggccctacatgccaagactacccaacctaaggttaggaagatagatagacatttgggcaagaacactaaggataatagatacaagcccaagaataaaaaagctcatggatcaaatgaaaaatcaaatactaaggacttcgtaagggaaaatcaagtcttgaggtcaagacttgataaattagaaaagaccctaaaaagattggaaaatatcctattagggcaaaatgagcataacctaggtttaggggtacaaaagccatccaatgaccatagaggtttgggatacaaacccaaagctaaaaaggatgtgcctagttatcatagggttccatataggtatgaaacaaaccctaagtctagaggtcaagtcaaggatacaagggaagatatccctagaagtatctttgcaaccaaagtgactaagacttctaagaagtctaagaaagtcactaacaagatcacaagggaggctaaccctagagttgacctagaaaatgtgaccaaggcttctaagaagcccaacaaggtcactaggaaggtatctagggaagttatccctactgagtacctagagcatccaaggagcaccaataggtgttgggttcctaagagcatcttctctaccccataaatgggttagagagtgtcaactccgattagaaggatagttaacccaactttgaggaaattgacactcaagaagcactttcaaagttattattaacctttgaaaatgaaaaggattattgtttactcttcgaaaagagtaaaatgtgccaaatttgagaagtcttgatcttattttaaaatggcactgTTTAGGAaagacataagaaataccaagttgggattttggtatttgcttagtaatttaaggcaaatctaaaccttaatttaaagtgctacccttgtggaaaaatgaaatttgccaatatttgaggaatacacttaatttcaattggcaaaaattaatcaagagaattataAATGTCAatataggttttggcattttcttgaagcacttttggacaatctaggtttaatttttaagttagctaagattaaggatacttagataggtaatctaggcaattttatttatgctaaatcttgccatgttatgtttgcccatcacatgccataacaccatatttagttttatatttttcattcatgacttattatgaaaaatacaaaaatatcatgtcatgtcatacatacatcatgtaattataggaatttttcttttgaaagctatttcattttgatgtatgccataacattatcatgcattatgtttaattctttaaaagcaaggacaaatggtatttatcaacaagtgttgtcaacaagtggtattaacaagtaacatcctaagtggatgttcaatatctacaaaatgcctagatagatatgcatgatccctagattagggcaaaaccaaactttatatctcacaaagaccaataagatgacttgtatgtgttttagtgcacattagatacaagtgagatgttaggatgatgaacaaaactaaagatgttgatttagtgcattcttttgagttttaagttcatcaaaacatatagttatgtgttttcccatcattaggaaagctaatgtacaagtaatgtgcattaagcccaaggaatatggtgggatattggttttgaaaatttttttaaaataattttggaaaaccttggtgaaggctatcttttgatagtaatcaccattgaatagttagacacaaacttaaagaaaacactaaagtttttgcaagttctcaagtttgtgtcaatctttgaaaatatgatgtattttcatagaaaactatttttccatgataaattataccctaaataatgtctacacaaatttttacgatttttaaaattttgtagaattttctaggggtttctgaaattggctgaaattgaatttcagcaatttcaggccttcaatcgatctgtggatcgattggagtgcctcaatcgatcagccgatcgattgagaaggcatttctcgtgagcagaagctcgctggatcgatcaaccgatcgatccaagaagactgaatcgattagtggatcgattcagcagggttcaatcgattggaaaccaacttcaatcgatcgaagatgctgattttggctgggaaggtttgatttcagcatctttgaacctattttagtctaggcaaccattccaaacccctgaaaatacatttgtatacataaaaagggtgttttcgtgtggaaaacaagaatggattggttaaggaaggctaagttgaagtttaggttgaggtttatttcaaattttgaatatttgaacctcaaaacttctaaaattgggtttcctaaagttttagggattccaagtcattgttggtgcaatgacagaagttatcaccatgtctttagggggagggactctttaaagacatgaaaattatttttcatgaactttgtaaggtggttaaccttccgttaagaacatgctcaaggttgagtgtttgaactttaatggggagtggatatcctcattgttcaagtggtttcaagtggataatgctcaaggatgggcatttgcctacattaggagagaatgtagggttaaggataatgaagggtatgggaccttcattatcgtattaatcacaacgagtgaagttgtgaacaacgatgagcaactcttcagggggagagtttcaacaagtgaatttgttgaagtgtgcccaaaaatggggcatggtttgatgtgtgctaataggggaagaatgaaagggagtaagttaggatttcattacctagaaggagtttgccctcttagggggagaatgaagggcttaacttatgtattcattacctagtggcatgaagcaggtttaggctatgggattagcctaacttacatgtggtattgtaagtgatagtgttggtattgtcaaacatcaacagggggagattgttggtgcaacatccctcaggtcaaggttgacctggttgaccaagcttgagtcttggtttgggtttcgatgtttgacaatgcaaggttgattgaagaagagtcaagtaggtcaaggatgaccggatacttgactgggaagtcctaactggggtgttaggcagaagaaaatcctggtgagtgaagccaggtgaaaatcctagtgagtgaagctaggtgaaagtcctggtgagtgaagccaggcagaagaaaatcctggtgagtgaagccaggtgaaaatcctagtgagtgaagctaggtgaaagacctggtgagtgaagccaggcagaagagaagtcctagtgagtgaatctaggcagattggaattcctggtgagtgaagccaggcatggggaaatccagatggatcaagattgactagacatctggtgaaagtccaagtaggtcaagggagtgaccggatacttggcatgatgaaggaaagtccaagtaggtcaaaggatttgacaggatacttggcaagaggagaaaagtccaagtgggtcaaagggattaaccggacaattggtgagggagtcctagcaggtcaagggagtaaccagatgctaggcatgatgtaccaacaggtcaaggttgaccgaatgttggtttgagaggcttgggacttggttttgggtaaaaacccagagctggatcgatcagtggatcgatccagacttttccccagcgaacagagagcctctggatcgatcagtggatcgatccaaaggtcccaatcgatcagccgatcgattgggacgctgctggttcgcgcgataagcgctggatcgatccgtggatcgatccaggcattttcccagagcacagaggtgctctggatcgatccatggatcgatccaaagcctccccgatcgattgggagctttcgaatcgatcgggatccgaccgttgcgtcgtatttgagctgcaggcgtgcgatggctgtaGAAGGacttcacgatttcatctcagatcaacacagcaacttctccacacttctctcaagctcatatcgccagttcttgaaggttcttggaggtttcccaagtcaagaggcggatcaaaagcaagtagaagaagttagggttagggtttttattgcacatcttgtaagcttttgcttatcttgtatttccctttcttcttcttgtattgagagtgttgtagggcttctccacctttggtagttaccataaaggagtgttattcatagtggagggtgcgtgagtaggtgtggatccttggattagtcacctcttgtgaggtggataccaagtaaaccatccgtgttagcgttgtatgcttttgtttcttatatttccgctacatatctctgaagaaacgagcaacgccgacgacgagcacgcgaagagctattcacccccccccccctctagctacttttcggtcccaacaagtggtatcagagcaaataccatgtctttagggggagggactctttaaagacatgaaaattatttttcatgaaccttggaaggtggttaaccttccgttaagaacatgctcaaggttgagcgtttgaactttaatggggagtggatatcctcattgttcaagtggcttcaagtggataatgctcaaggatgggcatttgcctacattgggggagaatgtagggttaaggataatgaagggtatgggaccttcattatcgtgttgatcacaacgagtgaagttgtgaacaatgatgagcaactcttcagggggagagttttcaacaagtgaatttgttgatgtgtgcccaaagatggggcatggtttgatgtgtgccaatagggggagaatgaaagggagtaagttaggatttcattacctagagggagtttgccctcttagggggagaatgaagggcttaacttatgtattcattacccaGTGGCATGAagcaggtttaggctatgggattagcctaacttacatgtggtattgtaagtgatagtgttggtattgtcaaacatcaaaaagggggagattgttggtgcaacatccctcaggtcaaggttgacctggttgaccaaacttgagtcttggtttgggtttcgatgtttgacaatgcaaggttgattgaagaagagtcaagtaggtcaaggatgaccggagacttgactgggaagtcctaactggggtgtaaggcagaaggaaagacctagtgagtgaagctaggtagtgaggaaaatcctagtaagtgaagctaggtgaaagtcctggtgagtgaagccaggcagaagaaaatcctggtgagtgaagccaggtgaaaatcctagtgagtgaagctaggtgaaagtcctggtgagtgaagccaggcagaagaaaatcctggtgagtgaagccaggtgaaaatcctagtgagtgaagctaggtgaaagacctggtgagtgaagccaggcagaagagaagtcctagtgagtgaagctaggtatattggaagtcctggtgagtgaagccaagcatggggaaatccagatgggtcaagattgaccagacatctggtgaaagtccaagtaggtcaagggaatgaccggatacttggcatgatgaaggaaagtccaagtaggtcaaaggatttgacaggatacttggcaaaaggagaaaagtccaagtgggtcaaagagattgaccggacacttggtgagggattcctagcaggtcaagggagtgaccagatgctaggcatgatgtaccaacaggtcaaggttgaccgaatgttggtttgagaggcttgggacttggttttgggcaaaaaccaagagctggatcgattagtggatcaatCCAGGCTTTTCTCCAgggaacagaaagcctctggatcgatcagtggatcgatccaggcctttcccagcgaacagagagcctctggatcgatcagtggatcgatccagaggtcccaatcgatcagccgatcgattgggacgctgctggttcgcgcgataagcgctggatcgatccgtggatcgatccaggcattttcccagagcacagaggcgctctggatcgatccgtggatcgatccaaaacctccccgatccgaccgttgcgtcgtatttgagctgtaggcgtgcgatggctgcagaAGATTTTACCGATTCATCTCAAATCTTCACCAGcaactccacagagctctccacgccagttcttgaaggatcttggagtttcttccaagtcaagaggcggctctattgcaagaagaagaaatctagggttagggtttttactgcatttcttgtaagcttttgcttattctttactaccctttcgttcttcttgtattgagagtcttgtagggcttctccgccttcggtagttaccgaaaatgagtgtttatatagtggagggtgtgtgagtgtgtggatccttggactagtcacctcctttggaggtggataccaagtaaatctaccttgttagcgttgtatgcatttgtttcttgtatttccgctgcacatctctgaagaaacaagcaacgccaagcacacgagcatgcaacgagctattcccccccccccccctctagctacttttcggtcccaacagacacttctccccaatcgatccactgatcgattgggaggatgcTTGTCACGGGGACTctcccgatcgatcggtcgatcaattgggcatgatccaatcgatcagctgatcgattcagatcttggtttttgcccaaaaccaattccaaagccccctaaaccaacatccagccaaccatgacttgttggtacataaaacctagtatccggtcacccttgacctgctaggactctttcaccaagtgtctggtcaatctctttgacccacttggacttttctcatcttgctaagtatccggtcaatccctttgacctacttggacttttcttcctcgtgtctggcttcactcaccaggacttcccttctgcctagcttcactcactaggacttctcttctgcctggcttcactcaccaggtctttcacctagcttcactcactaggattttcacctggcttcactcaccaggatttttctctgtctgacttcactcaccaggactttcacctagcttcactcactaggatttcctcactgtctagcttcactcactaggtctttcacctgacttcactcaccaggattttcttctgcctggcttcactcaccaggacttcctttgcctaacctccaagttaggactttcacctggcttcactcaccaggattttccagtcaagtatccgttTAACCTTTActtacttgactctccatcataATCTCCACACATAaacaattgcacctgtaatctccatgtattgtctacatatattgtcaacatgtattgtcaaaccatcaaaacataaacattaagattcgagcttgacccaactcaagctcagtcaaactaggttAACCTTGATCTGaaaaatattgcaccaacaatctctcaacAGAAAGACTATTATTAAATTTTGTTTCCGACCTCCTGGATAAATTTAAAAGCACTGATGAATTTTAATAGCAATTTCACCTTTATGAGTAGTTCAAACCATAAACATTTCCTATATGAAAATCGAACACATGAGTATAACATGCCACCATTTATCATCTACCCTACATCCTACCATGACAATTTAAAAGTTATTAGGACATTCATAATGAGAGCTCCTTCAGTTTCAAATGTGCTCCCTTTGATGACATAGCAAATAAAAATTGAGAGGGCTCCTTAAATCTtcaattattataaataaaataaaattattgatGTGGTCCTTTGGGATCCATAAAAAATCTTCCTTATTATTAATTCATCTTCAGATGAATTGAATGAATTCGGATCAAGTTGAAGATCAattactgaaaaaaaaaatttataatacaaATTTGAACtcaatctaaaaattttaaacctGAACTCCGGATAATCTGATAAACTCGAATAATctatctaacttaaaaaaaattattattttcttataattttttacttttatcttaatattttattattttatactaATATTTACAATTTATGTATAAAACATcctaattttcaaataaaatttgatttgatcattaaaaaattttaaatcttaaatttagaTCACCCGAACGTAAAATAAATTATAACTTGAATCCAATTCGAAAATGAATCGACCCATcttcagattaattcaaatagaatTAATATCTCGAAGTTAATTTTAATATCCTTATTTATCATTATGATAAtctcaattaattttattgataatttaattATTGATTCAATatcatgaaatttttttattgatcatGCTAAATCCGAAAACGCACATGATGATCAATTCAGCATCTTTTGATTATCAATAGATatttagatgataatttaaatGACCTGCCGGAGACAATACCCCTACTTATCGTATGCACAGTTGGAGATACTCTTAATAATGAAACATAAAAAAAGTTTAACATCAAGACAGCCATTTCCTTCATTCACAGAAGCCTTTCTTTTCTGTTAGGGGAAACGACAAAGTTTGAGCTCATTCAGAAGTCGCGCAGCAGATCGACCAATCTCGCCAGATTGAGGAACGACGAACCCCCGGGCTGCGCCGCCCGTTCCGCCGCCTCCTTCCACCCAGCCGCCCTCCTCCTCATCTCCCTCCCCTTCTCTCCGTTCCCCATCAGCTTCCTTATCAGTCCCTCCACTTCCTCCCTTCTCACGTTGTTGTCGATCTCCATCCCGTTCCCCCATTCCGTGCACGCGTACCTGCAGTTGGTCTGCTGCTCCGAAAAGAAGGGCCACGACAGCATCGGCACCCCGCCGACGATGCTCTCCAGCGTTGAGTTCCAGCCGCTGTGCGTAAGAAATCCTCCCACGGCGGCGTGACCCAGCACCTCCTCCTGCGGGCACCAGCTGGCCAGCATCCCGCGCTCCCGAGTCTTCTCCAGGAACTCCACCGGCAGCGCCGGCGCGTGCCCCTGCACCAGATCCGGCCGGATCACCCACAGGAACTCGTACTCTGAGTCCACCAGTCCCCACGCGAACTCCACCAGCTGCTCATAGCTCATCACCGTTATGCTACCGAAGTTGACGTACACTACCGAGCCCGGCGCGCGGCCGTCCAGCCACTCCAAGCACCCGCTCTCCTCCTTCCAAAGGTTGGAGCGGAGCGAGGCGAGGGCGTCAGGAATCTGGTGGTGCTGGAGCAGCAAGGAGAGCGGGCCGACAGTGTACATCGGGGGGAGGATCGCCGCCATCGCCTCCAGCACCGGTCCCTCCAGTTCATCGAAAGTATTAAAGATTACCGCTGCGGCGAGGGTGGAGCGCTGTGCCTGTCGGTTGCAGTAGTTGAGCATGATGTCGTCCCGGTCGGTGGTCCGGATGAAGGACGGGAAGTCCCTCAGCCGCATGTTCTTCATTCCCGGCACCCAATCGATCGGAGTATCCAAGAATCCGTTCGTGATGTCGCTTTCGTCTATAAACACACTCACAAAATTGTTGATTGCTAGTTAATTCTCTTGAAATTTAGAGAGAGAGCTACAACAAGATTCGATTACGCTTGAGAGGCGTGAGGCCGCGGTCGATGAGGTGTTGGTAGTGAAGGTAGCCCATGAAGCCGCAGGCGCTGGAAGTCCGGAGGACAACCTCAGGGATGCGGAGCTCTCTGGCGGCGTCCAGGGTGAAGCTCATGGAGCCGTCGGAGACGATGCAGGAGACGGGCGGCGCGTCGCCGCTGTCGGTGTTAAAGCGGCGCAGGAGGTCCAGAAACGGCAGGAGCGCGTGCTTGGAGATGGAGTGGCAGAGAGAGGGGACATCCTGCGTGGCGTCGGTTTCGGAGGGCGGGAGGCCGTCGGGGATAGACTCGAAGCGGAAGCCCGGGTCGGCAGCCTCCGAAGGGACGACGGCACCGGAGCGGAGCAG
This region of Zingiber officinale cultivar Zhangliang chromosome 9A, Zo_v1.1, whole genome shotgun sequence genomic DNA includes:
- the LOC122019905 gene encoding 7-deoxyloganetin glucosyltransferase-like, which gives rise to MAKMTLISFIYIDIYIEREMQAGAEEQGERGRSVAMGDAPSQPEKMPHAVCIPYPAQGHVTPMMKLAKLLRFYGFRITFVNTHFNHKRLLRSGAVVPSEAADPGFRFESIPDGLPPSETDATQDVPSLCHSISKHALLPFLDLLRRFNTDSGDAPPVSCIVSDGSMSFTLDAARELRIPEVVLRTSSACGFMGYLHYQHLIDRGLTPLKHESDITNGFLDTPIDWVPGMKNMRLRDFPSFIRTTDRDDIMLNYCNRQAQRSTLAAAVIFNTFDELEGPVLEAMAAILPPMYTVGPLSLLLQHHQIPDALASLRSNLWKEESGCLEWLDGRAPGSVVYVNFGSITVMSYEQLVEFAWGLVDSEYEFLWVIRPDLVQGHAPALPVEFLEKTRERGMLASWCPQEEVLGHAAVGGFLTHSGWNSTLESIVGGVPMLSWPFFSEQQTNCRYACTEWGNGMEIDNNVRREEVEGLIRKLMGNGEKGREMRRRAAGWKEAAERAAQPGGSSFLNLARLVDLLRDF